DNA from Lactobacillus johnsonii:
GCAGGTATATCATGTGCTTGAAAATGCCACTAAGGAAGACCTAAATACAGTAAAAGATATTTGGCCAGACTTACTGTCTACTCTAAAAGTATCTCAAAGAGCTGTAATGGAAGTTTTAGATCCTGTGGCTGCAAGTCACGAGCAAATTGTTTTAAAATGTAAGTATGAATTATGGTTTGAGCGAGCAAATCAAGACGGAGATCTAATTTCTCAACTTGAAACTGAAATTGCGAAGCTAACAAAGCATAATTATAGTATTGTTTTAGTTGCAGATTCTTCATGGTTGAAAGTACGGCATGATTTTGTGACAAGTCATAAAGAAGAGTTACTTGCTAAAAAATTTCAAAGACTAGAAAAATCTGAACAAGAAGCAAATGGTAATCAGATAGATCCTCAAGCAAAAAAAGAAGTCATTGATAAGGCTAAAGAATTGTTTGGAGATCTAGCACAGATTAAAGATTAAGGAGAGAAAACTATGGGTAAGAGACCTAATTTTGGTGGTATGGGCATGGGTAACATGCAAGGTTTAATTAAGCAAGCTAAGAAGATGCAACAACAAATGGAAGCTGAACAAGCAAATTTAGCTACTCAAGAATTTGTTGGTAAGTCTGCAGATGACATGGTAGTTGCTACTTTTAGCGGCGACCGTAAACTAAAAGACTTGAAGATTAATAAGGAAGCAATCGATCCAGATGATCCAGATATGCTTCAAGATCTTGTTATCGATGCTGTAAACAAGGGAATCAAGGCAGTAGATGATGCTACTCAAGCATCAATGGGCAAATACACTAAAGGTTTGATGTAAGATGCAATATCCATTACCAATTGCCCGTTTAATTGATAATTACATGAAGCTGCCTGGTATTGGTGAAAAAACAGCAACACGTTTAGCCTTTTACACAATGGACATGCCGGAAGATGACGTGGAAGACTTTTCTAAGTCATTAATGCAGGTAAAAGAAAATCTTCATTCTTGTTCTATTTGTGGGAATATTACTGAAAGTGATCCATGCGAGATTTGCCGCGATCAAAACCGTGACCGTTCAACGATAATGGTAGTTGAGCAGCCAAAAGATGTCATGGCTTTTGAGGAAATGGGCGAATATAATGGCTTGTACCATGTCTTACATGGAGTCTTGTCCCCAATGGATGGAGTAGGCCCAGAAGAAATTAACATTAAAAGTTTAATTACCAGACTTCAAAAACAAGATGAAGTTAAAGAAGTTATTCTTGCCCTAAACTCCAGCCCAGAAGGTGAAGCAACTGCTATGTATCTAGCTAAGCTGATTAAGCCAGCTGGCTTAAAGGTAACGCGTCTTGCTGCTGGTTTAGCCGTAGGTAGCGATATTGAATACGCCAACTCAATTACTTTGAAGCGCGCTGTTCAAGGGAGAACAGATCTATGATTGGAAAAAGGAACAAAGTTAAAAAAGCAGGCGACGAACGATTACTAAGAATTGTTGCTCAACTGCAAAGACAACTTGCTGAACAAAAAGTTTTCGATCAAACGACAATTGATTATTCATTTGATAATCGAGTTTTAAATAAAATTCTCCATGCAAAATTTATTTTTTTGTATGAAGAAGCAAGAAGAAGAAACACTAAATCTAGTAGCTCATCAAGCGTTATTACTAGATAATGTAGTCCACTGCGGTGGACTTTTTTTGTGGAAAAATAAATAATCTTGAAAAAACAAGTCTGTCTTTCTTTTTTCTTTTACAGTACAATGCCAAGTGGGGGTAGACATGAGAGGATATTTAATTACATTTGAAGGCCCAGATGGGGCAGGAAAAACTACAGTTATTAACGAAATAATTAAGCAATTACCGCAAAGTTTACAAGAACGGACTCTTGTCACGCGTGAGCCAGGTGGATCTAAGATTTCAGAAAATATCAGAACAATTATTTTAGACCCAGAAAATAAAGAAATGGATGATCGAACTGAAGCTTTGCTATATGCAGCACAAAGAAGTCAGCACGTAAGTGAAGTGATTCGTCCAGCCTTAGCAGCTGGTAAAGTAGTATTATCCGATCGATTCATTGATAGTTCACTAGCTTATCAAGGTGTAGGTAGAAATCTAGGCATTGAAGAAGTAAAGCAAATTAATAATTTTGGAACTGGCGGACTTGAGCCTGATTTAACCATCTTCTTAGACCTAGATCCAGCTGTGGGTTTAGCTAGAATTGAAAAAGAGCGGGCTGGTCAAGAAGATCGACTTGAACAAGAAAAAATTGACTTCCATAATAAGGTCTATGCTGGCTATCGTGAATTACTTGAACGCTATCCTGATCGAATTAAAAAGGTAGATGCTAATTTGCCGATCAAGGATGTTGCAGCTAATAGTGTTAAAATAATAAGAAAACAATTACCTGATATTTTTATGTAAGGATTTGGTAAGAATGAAACTTGTTTTAGCAATTGTACAGGATAAAGATGCAGATACCTTAGCAAAAGAATTTATTCAAAATGATGTTCGTGCAACTAAATTAGCTACCAGCGGTGGCTTTTAAGAGCAGGCAATACAACTTTTATCGTGGGTATTGAAGATGACCGCGTAAATGAAGTATTAGAAATCATTAAAAAGAGCTCCCACACTAGAGAACAATATGTCTCGAATATGAACATGGATGCTGCAGGCACTTCTATGCTTGGAAAACCAGTCCAAGTTACTGTTGGCGGAGCGACTGTCTTTGTATTACCAGTTGAGGAATTTAAGCACTTTTAATGATTGATTTAAAAAATATCGGCCAAAAGCAGGCTGATCTTTTAAGGGATGCATATTTAAATAAAAAAGTTGCCCATAGTTACTTGTTTGTCGATCCCATGCAAAAGAAGGGAATAAATACAGCTTACTGGCTGGCCTGTCTCTTTAATTGCTTGGGAGAAGATAAGCCAGACGGAACTTGTAACAATTGTCAGAGAATCTTAGATGGAAATCATCCAGATGTCTTCTTAGTAAAACTAGAAGGTAAGCAGAGTCTCTCAATTGATCAGATTCGTCCCTTAAAAGAAGAGCTTGCTAAAAGCCCTGTTGAAGGAAATCGCCGCTTTTTTATAATTGAAAATGCGGAAAAATTAACTTTAGCTGCAAGCAACGCCTTGCTTAATTTATTAGAAGAACCAGTAGCGCCAGTCGTTACCATTCTGATCACCAATAATGAAAATCAAATTTTACCAACGGTTAAATCTAGAACTCAGATTCTTAATTTCTCTGATGAAAAGATTGATAGTAAAAGAGCTCAATTACTTGAATATGGCTTAACAGATGAAGAAATTGATGATCTAGGCGACACAAGTAAGCTTGAAGAAGAGAGTAAATACCTGTTTCAGGAGCTGTTAGAACATAATGATTTGGCCTTGGTGCGTGTGAATCAGATTAGTAGTCTTGCTACTAAACCTGCGAGTCAAAAGTTTGTTTTTTATCAGCTTAAGACTTTGGCCATGAAGAGCTTAGAAGCGGGTAAAAAGTTAAGGGAGAGTGCATCTTTATTAGAGTTATTAATGACTTGCGATAAGATGCGAGCTAGTAATGTTAGTTTCCACAATACATTAGATTATTTAGTATTGAGTTTTGAACGGTAGGTGTTTTTGAGTGGATCCATTTTCACAATTGTCACAATTACAGCACAATCTTCAGGCAATGACAAAAACTGTTGCCGGTCTGGAAAATGACATGCTTGAAGTATTGAAAGAAAATACAGAATTAAAAGTTGAAAACCAACTATTAAGAGAAAAGATTAGTAAGCTAGATGCAAATAAAGAACCAGCTGAAAATAAGTCGCAAGCTGGTTTGAAGTCATTGAGAAATATTTACGATTCTGGTTACCATATCTGCAATATGTACTATGGTTCTCACCGTGAATCAGGTGAAGATTGCATGTTTTGCTTAGATATTTTAGATAATTTTGTAAATCACGGACAAAAGAGTAGGGGATAAAAATTATGCAAGTGCAGAGTAGTTTTAATGAAAAAGATAAGGGACGTCTGTATCTTGTCCCTACTCCAATTGGAAATTTAGAAGATATTACTTTAAGAGCTAAAAGAATTCTAACTGAAGCTGATTACATCGCAGCGGAAGATACCCGAACTAGTGGGATTTTGCTTGAAAAAATTGGCGTTCATAATAAGATGATTTCTTTTCATAAGTATAATTCTAAAGAACGTGCTCCTGAATTAATTAAGCTGCTTAAAGAAGGAAAGACAATTGCTGAGATTTCTGATGCTGGGATGCCGGTAATTTCAGATCCCGGTTATGTCTTGGTGCAGGAATGTATCAAAAATGATATTCCTGTTGTCTCTCTTCCTGGTCCTTCAGCTTTTGCGACTGCCTTAATTGCTTCTGGCTTTGACGCACAACCCTTTACTTATTATGGGTTCTTACCGCGTAAGAGCAGTGAGCAAAAGAAGTACTTTGAAATGATGAACACTTCGCGTGCTACTTCGATCTTTTATGAAGCACCACATCGTTTGAAGAAGACCTTGAAGACTTTAGCTGAAGTAATTAAGCCAGATCGAAAAATTGCCTTGGCTCGTGAATTAACCAAGATTCATGAAGAATATATCAGAGGATCAATTAGTGAAATTAATGAATACTTCACTGAGAACGATCCACGAGGTGAATTTGTAGTTTTAGTTTCTCCGAAT
Protein-coding regions in this window:
- a CDS encoding YbaB/EbfC family nucleoid-associated protein; translated protein: MGKRPNFGGMGMGNMQGLIKQAKKMQQQMEAEQANLATQEFVGKSADDMVVATFSGDRKLKDLKINKEAIDPDDPDMLQDLVIDAVNKGIKAVDDATQASMGKYTKGLM
- the recR gene encoding recombination mediator RecR; the protein is MQYPLPIARLIDNYMKLPGIGEKTATRLAFYTMDMPEDDVEDFSKSLMQVKENLHSCSICGNITESDPCEICRDQNRDRSTIMVVEQPKDVMAFEEMGEYNGLYHVLHGVLSPMDGVGPEEINIKSLITRLQKQDEVKEVILALNSSPEGEATAMYLAKLIKPAGLKVTRLAAGLAVGSDIEYANSITLKRAVQGRTDL
- a CDS encoding YaaL family protein, with the translated sequence MIGKRNKVKKAGDERLLRIVAQLQRQLAEQKVFDQTTIDYSFDNRVLNKILHAKFIFLYEEARRRNTKSSSSSSVITR
- the tmk gene encoding dTMP kinase; this encodes MRGYLITFEGPDGAGKTTVINEIIKQLPQSLQERTLVTREPGGSKISENIRTIILDPENKEMDDRTEALLYAAQRSQHVSEVIRPALAAGKVVLSDRFIDSSLAYQGVGRNLGIEEVKQINNFGTGGLEPDLTIFLDLDPAVGLARIEKERAGQEDRLEQEKIDFHNKVYAGYRELLERYPDRIKKVDANLPIKDVAANSVKIIRKQLPDIFM
- a CDS encoding DNA polymerase III subunit, whose protein sequence is MIDLKNIGQKQADLLRDAYLNKKVAHSYLFVDPMQKKGINTAYWLACLFNCLGEDKPDGTCNNCQRILDGNHPDVFLVKLEGKQSLSIDQIRPLKEELAKSPVEGNRRFFIIENAEKLTLAASNALLNLLEEPVAPVVTILITNNENQILPTVKSRTQILNFSDEKIDSKRAQLLEYGLTDEEIDDLGDTSKLEEESKYLFQELLEHNDLALVRVNQISSLATKPASQKFVFYQLKTLAMKSLEAGKKLRESASLLELLMTCDKMRASNVSFHNTLDYLVLSFER
- the yabA gene encoding DNA replication initiation control protein YabA: MDPFSQLSQLQHNLQAMTKTVAGLENDMLEVLKENTELKVENQLLREKISKLDANKEPAENKSQAGLKSLRNIYDSGYHICNMYYGSHRESGEDCMFCLDILDNFVNHGQKSRG
- the rsmI gene encoding 16S rRNA (cytidine(1402)-2'-O)-methyltransferase, with product MQVQSSFNEKDKGRLYLVPTPIGNLEDITLRAKRILTEADYIAAEDTRTSGILLEKIGVHNKMISFHKYNSKERAPELIKLLKEGKTIAEISDAGMPVISDPGYVLVQECIKNDIPVVSLPGPSAFATALIASGFDAQPFTYYGFLPRKSSEQKKYFEMMNTSRATSIFYEAPHRLKKTLKTLAEVIKPDRKIALARELTKIHEEYIRGSISEINEYFTENDPRGEFVVLVSPNEEEEKQLSWDELIKQVADQVAAGESKKDAIKSVAKANKVSKNELYDKYHQN